The genomic segment TTTTACCCGGTCGCCCGTTTTCAAATTAGCGGCATTTCCTTCATCCGTATCCACGTGGAAATCAAGTGCAAACTGCGGATGTACACGAACGACTACATCTGGATAGATGATAGGACGATCGCTTTGAGTCGCCAGGATCAGCGTATCGCCATCCTTCACTTGATATTGCTCGGCATCTGCTGGGGACATATGAACGTGGCTCTTCGCTACGATTACGCCTTTGTCCATTACAACAGTCCCTTTTGCCGTTACAAGTACCATACCTGGTGTTCCTTCAATATCTCCAGACATACGCACAGGGGCATGAACACCTACTGCAAAGCCGTCTGTTCTGGAAATTTCCACTTGTGTCGCGCCACGAGCTGGTCCCAAAACACGAACCCCGTGAATGCTGCCTTTTGGTCCCACGATGGTGACTGTTTCCTGGCAAGCAAACTGGCCCGGTTGCGACAAATCACGCATTGGCGTCAATTGATGTCCGGCTCCGAAAAGCTTCTCGACATCTGCTTGCGACAAATGAATGTGACGGTTAGATACGCCCAAAGGAATTTCTCGCACTGCCTCGGCAGCTTGATTGGTGGAAGGCTGCTGGTGCTGATCAACTTGTTTCACTTGAATCCCTCTTCCTTTCAAGAAATCTGCCGCTGCTGGTGTTATTTTATCCCCTTTCTCAACGAGAAAGGGGTTTGGGATACCTGACTTATGCATTGCTCTCAAGGATGCTTCTGTAATTACTGCCATAGGGATTTATTACCCTTCGAGTTTAGGCAGGATCAATTCAATGTCTCCATGAGGGCGTGGGATTACGTGTACAGATACGAGCTCTCCTACTTTTTCAGCAGCAGCGGCGCCTGCGTCTGTGGAAGCTTTTACTGCACCTACGTCACCACGTACCATAACAGTCACGAGACCGCCACCTACGTGTACTTTACCAATCAGTTTTACGTTTGCTGCTTTTACCATTGCGTCAGCAGCTTCAACTGCTCCGATCAAACCTTTTGTTTCTACCATTCCCAATGCGGACATTTCTCCAGCCATTTTTGTATCCTCCTTAATTATATCTCCAAGATTCTAGTGTTTTACGACATTAAGACGTCATTTCTGTTAACACGGATTTGATGATGTTCTTGATCTCATCACGGCTCAAGCCAACGTTCATGGAAGAGACAGCCTGTAGGACAGCTTCTTCCGCTTGTGTCGCAGGAGCTTGTGGTGCTGGCGTTGATTGTGGCATTTCTTTGATGCCAAATGCAACACGCTTGATGTTGAACATATGCTTCGCACCGATGTTATCGGAAGTGATGTTGCCCCCTAAAGAACCGCATCCAAGTGTGAACGCTGGTTGTACGCCAGTCGTTGCACCAATTCCTCCGAAGGTCGTACCCGTATTGACCGGAATTCTAGATGCTGGCATTGCTTGACCATACGCTGCGATGACATTCTCATCCTGGGCGTGAATACCCGCTGTATGTCCAAGACCACCATGCTCCAGCAATTCGCGGCAACGGGCAAACGCTTCGCTGTCGCCGTGAACAGTGTAGAGGGCAAGGACCGGAGCCAGTTTTTCAACGGACATCGGATATGCTTTGCCTACATTGTTCTCCTCCGCAATCAGGACACGCGTATCAGCAGGGATGGTAATACCCGCCATTTGAGCGATCACATGCGGAGAGCGGCCAACGATTTTCGCGTTT from the Brevibacillus brevis genome contains:
- the pduL gene encoding phosphate propanoyltransferase, whose amino-acid sequence is MAVITEASLRAMHKSGIPNPFLVEKGDKITPAAADFLKGRGIQVKQVDQHQQPSTNQAAEAVREIPLGVSNRHIHLSQADVEKLFGAGHQLTPMRDLSQPGQFACQETVTIVGPKGSIHGVRVLGPARGATQVEISRTDGFAVGVHAPVRMSGDIEGTPGMVLVTAKGTVVMDKGVIVAKSHVHMSPADAEQYQVKDGDTLILATQSDRPIIYPDVVVRVHPQFALDFHVDTDEGNAANLKTGDRVKVIGKNGQFYSG
- the eutM gene encoding ethanolamine utilization microcompartment protein EutM; the protein is MAGEMSALGMVETKGLIGAVEAADAMVKAANVKLIGKVHVGGGLVTVMVRGDVGAVKASTDAGAAAAEKVGELVSVHVIPRPHGDIELILPKLEG